AGCATCGTGGCCACGTCTTTTGACCACAACAGCTCTGACGTAGGTACGTGGCGCCCCGTCCCCATCTCCGCCATGCCTCGCCGCTTGCATATCCCCGCCGCTGGCCCTCAACCCCACGGCACCCAATACAACCTGAATCACCCCGAAACAGCCGCAGTTTCCCCGGTTTCAGTCCCAAGGCGGGGCCCCGACGGTGACGCCCACTGTTCCGCGGCGCCCCCACCTGGCCACCTCCCGCCGCATACGTGCCCCTCCTGCCTCCCCTGACGTGTCGACGACGACCAGAGAGAGCGGCAAAAAAATCTCGCCCCTCGCCGGGGCGGGCCCCGCGCGGTTCCAGCCCTCGGGTGGCACGTAACATTGCGCGCCAACAAAGAGCACGACGTGTCACGTCTCCCCCGGGCTCCGGTCGCCGGAAAATTTAAAAACTGCGTCGTTGCGAGGTCAAACGGGACACGAGTCGCCCCCTCTGCGCTCTGGGGGGCCACGGCGCGTCTACGAGGTCGTCCCGGGCCCGAGAGCCAATGGGGTGGCGGCACGGCGCGCGCAACCACCACCCCCAACCCccgctttttcattttcttttcttttcttttcgaatCCGCATCCGCATCATCAGACCCGACGGAACCTTTGCCCTGCCCCCCGAGTTGGACCGGCAACGGAGAATTTCGGGGAATCCCTCGCTCCGCCTAAACGGGACACGTCGCAGTGTTTTACACTCCCCGGGCCACGATCGCGTGCCCGGTCGCCATCGCGCACCTGTGCCCGCATTATTCTATCCGGACGTCTGCTCGTTCGGCGCGATTGGGTTGGGGGGTTAGATTGGACTTTCAACAAAAACACACTAGCTTAGATTTGATTATAGACTAGATTAGTTGATTATCGAGGGTGTTATCGTGGCCGCCTGTCACGTGTACGGTTGGGGAGAGGGAGGGTGAAGGGTGAGCCGTTGATGGGGCGGGGCAGGTGTCGTGGTGCGCGCCGCGTGCCATGCGCAACTCGTGGACGGCCCGGATGTTGCGTGGGGCGGTGGATGCCACCATGTGTCGCCTCCGCCTGAGAGATGGCGACGCGCGCCATGGATGTGCCACGCCACCTGCGACTGCGCTTTATAAGCGGGCCGCCCACCAGAGACTCCTCTCCTCCATTCCATTCCATCCCCCTTCATCTTCTTGTAGCCACAGAGCGAGCCAGCGACCGAGCAGCGGCGATTTCCATTTCATCTCAGAATTCAGACGGTGTTGTTGTCTAGGGCAAGAGGGGTTTCTTGGCGTTGATGTCGATGGCGCAGGTGTGCTGTGACTCGGCCTCGTCGGCGGTGGTGgtcggggcggaggcggaggccagGGCCAGGGCGCGCGCCGGGAGGCGCCGCAGGGCGGGGGACGCGGCGGCCAGGTGGAAGGTCACCGCGGAGGCGCCGCAGGGAGCCGACGAGGCCGCGGCCACGAGGAAGCGCCGCGCGGCTGGGGGCGAGGGGGTGGCCACGAAACGCCACGGGTTCACGTCGGTTGCCGGACGGAGGAGGGAGATGGAGGATGCCGTCTCCATACGGGAGGCCTTcaccgccccggccgaggaggggaAGCCCAGGCGCGACTTCTACGGCGTTTTCGACGGACACGGCTGCTCGCACGTGGCGGACGCGTGCAAAGACCGGATGCACGAGCTCGtcgccgaggagctggccggcgcgGCCCAGCCCGAGTCCTGGACCGCCGCAATGGAGCGCAGCTTCGCGAGGATGGACGCCGAGGTGACCGCCAGCGGGGGCGGCGACAGCGCCAGCTGCCGCTGCGAGGCCAACAAGTGCGACCACGTGGGGTCCACGGCCGTGGTGGCCGTCGTGGGGGAGCAGCGCGTCCTGGTGGCCAACTGCGGCGACTCCCGCGCCGTGCTCTGCCGCGACGGCGCGCCCGTCGTCCTCTCCTCCGACCACAAGCCAGACAGGCCGGACGAGCTGGAGAGGATCGAGGCCGCCGGCGGCCGCGTCATATTCTGGGAGGGCGCGAGGGTGCTGGGCGTCCTAGCCATGTCACGGGCCATCGGCGACGGCTATCTGAAGCCGTTCGTGACGGCGGTCCCGGAGGTGACGGTGACCGACAGGGCGGCCGGCGACGAGTGCCTGATCCTGGCCAGCGACGGTCTGTGGGACGTGGTCAACAACGAGACGGCGTGCGAGGTAGCCCGGGCCTGCCTCCGGAGGGGCAGAGACAGGTGGTGCGCCGAGGCAGCGGCCATGCTCACCAAGCTGGCTCTGACCAAGAACAGCTCGGACAACATCTCCGTTGTCGTCGTGGATCTCCGGCCAAGGAATCATTTGTAGGAGGGCGACCAGCTGCCGTGATCTTCCATTGCAACGATAGTAGTATAGTAGTAACAGTAGGATCAATCCAAAACTAGCTCTATAGCGATTCTACCGATTGGTTTCTCTTCTTCAAAAttcatttcttttttctttgcAATATTTCTCCCTGGATCAAGTTCAGTGGAGTACATAGATTATGGTCGGGTTGAGGAAAGAAATAACAACTGGTGTAACCAAAGTTCGATCCTTGAATTGAAACAGAAGTTCAGTTCATCAGAAGGAGGTCAGTTTTTGTTCAAATTCTGCATGCTCGATTCAGATCTGCAGCTTCCGTTGGCATCAGCAAACTCTGGTTAGATGGATGATGCGTATCTCATGTCTTAACTTCACAAGTTCAGATTAGATGGGTGATATCTCTGTATCTTCATCAACTTCCTAAGTTTCTGAAACCGACCTGTTAGTAGGACTCAATAGTGTTCTGATGTGTTCAAATCTACGTATTACACTAGGTACTGATGGTTAGCTCGGTGAAGCACAAACTATATCGAATATCTTGGTGCAACCGGAGCACCCAAAAAATGGGGGATCTGGGCGCCATATAAAATGAAGTCAAATCAAAGATACTAGAGAAAAGAGAGGAAATCAAAGAGAACAGATCCGGGACAGCTCTTGACGCTTGcgtgaagacgaagaagaagatcaGAGGCTCCCAAGGAAGCGAGATATTTCTTGTGGGATTCATCTGGAAGCACGACACCTGCCCTCTGCCCAGCCCAGCTGTGTGAAACATACGGACGGCCGGAGACACCGCGATGCGGTCCAGGCCATTCCGTCCAGCTGGTACGGGGTTCTCATTCTTCCCGGCAACGCACGCAGGCGCACCTCGACAAATTCCCTCGTTCCTCTTTAAAAGAAGGGGTTTGTCACTCACTGATTGGAGTGACGCGTCGGAGGCCATTGAAAAATCGTCCACTCCAAACAACGGCGAAGGACGGATCTTTTTTGCTTTATTATGACTGACTGATAACGGTGACagcggagcaagatgcaaggaaccTCCACGCCCCACCTCTATCATCTCACCGGGGCGGGGGGTTTGGTGGGATATGTTCGTCTTCGTCGTCCAGGTGTTCGTCCCAGGCTCCTCCTCCGTTCCTGTTGCTCCCGTCGTCCGGTGGCGCTGCCAACGGAAGGTTCGACACGCACACGCATCGCCTGATTGAGCGGTGTGGTGGTGTTGCTGGTGGGTGGTCGCTGGCGGGCGTGATCAGCCAACATATCGGATCTGCTCATGGATGGTGAAGAGAAAACTCTACTTTCGAGCTGGCTTCTCTTTGTCCTTCTTTTGGTTCTCGCCGATCCCGGGGCGACAAGAACTTTTCTGTCAGCTGCTTAAAAAGTTGTCACTCCTTGATAGGAAATGAAATAAAGATGAGTTAGAAAATGAAAGTGGGGCGTCTGAAGCGAGAAGGGGAGAAAATAATAAGGAACGTTCGTCTGAATAGCACAGGAAAATTGTAATAAAAAATTGATGTCTGATCCCAGGTTCGAACTGGGGACCTTTAGTGTGTGAGACTAACGTGATAACCAACTACACCAACCAGACAACTTGCTATGTTCTTCACAACAAACTTACTTATACATGCTAGCGTATACTGGTCACATTACCCGACTGTTCAGTCCACGGTATCGTGCACGGCCCGGAAGTGCATAGGTACTGGCTTCTCCTTTCCCAGAATACCACACCAATACAAAAAACGTGGAGATGTTCGCCCATCCGGCAAGTATCTTACTCTATTTTATGATGGTGGATTCTTTTCAATTCTCTGTTTTACAATGGCAAAATGTTCTGCTGGAAAGACTGCCAGATGATCCGGGGTGAATGGAAGAATGATAACTTCCACTTAATTGGTGGCCATATTCTCAAAAAGATACACTCATCTCTCTCAATTTTTCAGGAGCTTGCAGTTCAGTACGCTAGAGAGATGCCAATGAAGTTGCTCAGCGTTGTGCCAAGTTGGCTTCATCCACTGTGTCGGGTGTATCCTCTTATGATGTAATCTCCGACTTTTTTTATCTAAATGATGAATAAAATGCTTTTGAAGGGTGGttctcaaaaaaaggaaaaaaaatggacTGATCCTTTAAGTgtcccaatgctctgctttggactaTATTTTAATCATGAAACCTAAGCAAAAATCTGATGTCACACCTGATTTAGTGTGGAAAGAGAAAGTCATTACATCTTAGTTAAGATATACTCAGAGTGCGCAAACCAGCATCTTGTCCCTCGCGAAACACATTAAATGATTTTTTTTAGATATAACAAAAACGGCTTCTCCCAGTGCATAGGTAGATGAGATACTATGTTCATGAAAGGGCTTAGCAACTAAACTCTCAATGCATAGGTAATTAGATTTTTCGATTCTCAAAACAAAAGGTAATTAGATTTTTCTAGCTAACCTTCCTTCATTTAATTGTTTAGCAACTAAAATCCCATGCATATGCGTTTTTGCATAGGTTCGCACGCTTGGCACTATTTCTTCCCAGGTCACCAAAGTTTTCTCTCCCACCCTTAATTGCTTTGATATGTTAGGATTTTCCCACATGACACTTTTAGCACTTGCACACCATGAAGCACTAGGAAGGGACTAAGATACAATCCATTGGAGAAGTTATGTCTGAGTACATAATGCATATGATATATACGTATGATGCATTCAAAGTCTAATTCCCCTAGGTTTACTTAGGGTTCTTAGGTTCCTCTTATGATGTCGTCGCCCGAGTGCATCTACCCTTCAATTTCCCAATTCCCTCACGTCGAAACTTTCCCGACAAAGTTCACGCCGTGATCCCATGGGAGTAGGCTACACCATGGTACCCTTGCATGGCATAAACAAGATCTCAGGCGTCGTCGGGGGACGAAGCATCTGGAAATGGTGCAGTGGTGTTAATCACTCCAACGAAGCAAGTCTCGAGGATAGGTTTGAGGGATTGGATCTCCATGGGGAGGAAGAGAAAGACCATGACATGTCTAGAGAGATTAAAGGGCGGCTTGAGGAAACTCGATGGATTGGAATTTTTAGGGCTCATACACAGAAAACCCTTTAGTCATGTGGCCTTGTTTAAATCTTGCACAATTTCTGGCCCTCTCCGCAATGAATAAATTTCAAGACGATGAACGACGACCTTTTCCTGGTTCAGTTCATGTGCCCTCGTGATTGGAATCGCGTCATGGGAAGTGGTCTATGGGTGTTCCAGAATGATGCAATCATTCTTGAGGAATATGATGGGATAACGGATGTTCAAGAATACTAGTTGGATCGTATTCCTGTCTAGGATAGGATCATGGGTATACCTGTTGGTCTCATGAAGAAGATGGAGCTGGCAAAGAAGAATGCAAGGAAGGCGGAAGCCCCCGCGATTAAGGTAATGGGTTAATGAGGGTTGCTTAAACCCTTTGAAGTATCCTTAAACCCTTTGAAGTATCACCTAGCTCATGTTTTTGTGAAACTTGATACTCCCGTGATCAGTTTTGTGCCATTAACACTAAAGGAAAATAAGAAATACCCTGTTGAGTATGAAAATCTGCCATAGGATTTTCGTGGGGTGATTGGGTATTAGTGAGTTTTGATAACTTTGACCATGGCCTGATGGGAAGAGGTGCACCTCGTGGTGGTGGAGCAATGGGTAGAGGAGGAGGATTTTTGTAGAGGTAGAGGCAATACGGGGGATGCCAATTCCAAGGAAAATACGGACTTGGATTTTGGTGATGGTGGCGGTATTAACTCTGGTGTGGTCATACCTATGGCGCGCAAGCAATTGATCGATCAAGATG
Above is a window of Triticum dicoccoides isolate Atlit2015 ecotype Zavitan chromosome 5B, WEW_v2.0, whole genome shotgun sequence DNA encoding:
- the LOC119308842 gene encoding probable protein phosphatase 2C 68, which gives rise to MSMAQVCCDSASSAVVVGAEAEARARARAGRRRRAGDAAARWKVTAEAPQGADEAAATRKRRAAGGEGVATKRHGFTSVAGRRREMEDAVSIREAFTAPAEEGKPRRDFYGVFDGHGCSHVADACKDRMHELVAEELAGAAQPESWTAAMERSFARMDAEVTASGGGDSASCRCEANKCDHVGSTAVVAVVGEQRVLVANCGDSRAVLCRDGAPVVLSSDHKPDRPDELERIEAAGGRVIFWEGARVLGVLAMSRAIGDGYLKPFVTAVPEVTVTDRAAGDECLILASDGLWDVVNNETACEVARACLRRGRDRWCAEAAAMLTKLALTKNSSDNISVVVVDLRPRNHL